In one window of Leptospira sp. GIMC2001 DNA:
- a CDS encoding transposase, whose protein sequence is MSGQFSAKKTPKKAFTGKPTQTRGKKLTSPRRISTNHKSPLSEPDSANASSASDHGHPRQDTSLFLPPLSISPNFPRKLLDNLLNPSTINKEQLLQVNLISSNKQIKEHYTGLTYRILEAFYPTYCNTHTSTLLTPGKIKGRQLMGQCPICKAQKSLAKGTPLMNLHLPMSYFSYILQEILIAYPSVLTAKAIQKKLVLKSYSSAWLLKKRIQIFMTHLNDSMMEQTKEALSQEASMNMGSKMPFSGDVSDSIKGRIITNVDTLAIFSVGVRANKFRSRYRHGGITSSIYQSAKVGGAQVGTLASNITIKGSLSFYESHPLTNTDYALSHLEKVITPENVLMADEAYQGLFGHYRNIRTINHSRRANKKIHVFSRERWSKDGVHSNVVEGSNGILKKAMKQYNWFNCKYSQLYLNEYAVGKNIRFFDVEKNVIFGIGDTSKNCGKKIRE, encoded by the coding sequence ATGTCTGGTCAATTTTCAGCTAAAAAAACTCCCAAAAAGGCATTTACTGGCAAACCTACACAAACTAGAGGAAAGAAGCTTACTTCCCCAAGGCGCATATCCACAAACCACAAAAGCCCGCTATCTGAGCCAGACTCAGCTAACGCTTCCTCAGCCTCAGATCATGGGCATCCCAGACAGGATACTTCCCTGTTTTTACCTCCTTTATCAATTTCCCCGAATTTTCCGCGTAAGCTCCTAGATAACCTTCTAAATCCTTCTACAATCAACAAGGAGCAACTTTTACAGGTTAACCTTATATCATCCAACAAACAGATAAAGGAACACTATACAGGCTTAACTTATAGAATACTTGAAGCATTTTATCCTACATATTGTAACACTCATACATCTACTTTGTTAACGCCGGGTAAGATCAAGGGTAGACAACTGATGGGTCAGTGTCCTATCTGTAAAGCTCAGAAGTCACTAGCTAAAGGAACTCCACTGATGAACCTTCATCTTCCTATGAGTTACTTCTCTTACATACTTCAAGAGATACTGATTGCATATCCTAGTGTTCTAACTGCTAAAGCGATTCAAAAGAAACTAGTTCTCAAAAGTTATAGTTCAGCGTGGCTACTTAAGAAACGAATTCAAATATTCATGACTCATTTAAATGATTCTATGATGGAACAAACTAAGGAAGCTCTATCTCAAGAAGCATCAATGAATATGGGATCGAAAATGCCATTTAGTGGAGATGTATCTGATTCAATCAAAGGTAGGATAATTACTAACGTTGATACCTTGGCTATATTCTCAGTCGGAGTTAGAGCAAATAAGTTTAGAAGTAGATATAGACATGGAGGAATAACTTCATCAATCTATCAATCGGCGAAAGTTGGTGGGGCACAAGTTGGAACTCTTGCAAGCAATATTACTATTAAAGGATCACTTAGTTTTTATGAATCCCATCCTTTGACTAATACTGATTACGCTCTTAGTCATCTTGAGAAAGTAATAACACCCGAGAATGTATTGATGGCAGATGAAGCTTACCAAGGATTGTTTGGTCATTATAGAAATATTCGAACTATCAATCATAGTCGACGGGCGAATAAAAAGATACATGTATTCTCAAGGGAGAGATGGAGTAAGGACGGAGTTCATAGTAATGTAGTAGAAGGATCAAATGGAATTCTTAAGAAAGCTATGAAGCAATACAACTGGTTCAATTGTAAATATAGTCAATTGTATTTGAATGAGTATGCAGTAGGTAAGAATATACGCTTCTTTGATGTAGAGAAGAATGTTATATTTGGAATTGGAGATACATCAAAAAATTGCGGAAAAAAGATAAGGGAGTAA
- a CDS encoding VOC family protein has product MRKKDKGVKTLSRPFKVLGIQQIAIGGEDKSKLAKFWIDIMGLAKVSSFRSEKENVDEDILSMGKGVNAVEIDIMQPIDATKSPKVHEPKLNHIGLWIDDLALAVSWLTEQGVRFTPGGIRKGAAGYDVCFIHPKGNEEFPLCSEGVLVELVQAPDDVKAALG; this is encoded by the coding sequence TTGCGGAAAAAAGATAAGGGAGTAAAAACATTGTCTAGACCATTTAAAGTATTAGGAATTCAGCAGATTGCCATCGGTGGGGAAGATAAATCTAAACTAGCCAAGTTTTGGATTGATATTATGGGTTTGGCAAAAGTTTCTAGTTTTCGCTCGGAAAAAGAGAATGTTGATGAAGACATTCTTTCTATGGGGAAGGGAGTTAATGCTGTGGAAATTGATATTATGCAGCCCATTGATGCAACTAAGAGTCCAAAAGTTCATGAACCCAAGCTCAATCATATTGGTCTATGGATAGATGATTTAGCACTGGCAGTAAGTTGGTTAACTGAGCAAGGTGTTCGATTTACCCCAGGTGGAATAAGAAAAGGTGCTGCAGGCTATGATGTATGTTTTATTCATCCAAAAGGGAACGAAGAGTTTCCTTTGTGCTCTGAAGGCGTTTTAGTCGAGCTTGTTCAAGCTCCAGATGATGTAAAAGCTGCTTTAGGGTAA
- a CDS encoding ArsR/SmtB family transcription factor, producing MKLKTELTKVQLDQAIKGIQGIAHPIRLLILYALAKEEKSVGDLVTLLGTSQSAASQHLSKMKNNGILESRKKSNQVFYSLKDPKFKELISTIVRIYKK from the coding sequence ATGAAACTAAAAACAGAATTAACAAAAGTCCAGCTTGACCAAGCCATAAAGGGAATTCAGGGAATCGCTCATCCGATTCGTTTATTGATCCTTTATGCGCTTGCGAAAGAAGAAAAGTCAGTTGGTGATCTAGTAACCTTGCTAGGAACTAGCCAATCAGCTGCTTCGCAACACCTAAGTAAAATGAAGAATAATGGAATTCTTGAATCGAGAAAGAAATCTAACCAGGTTTTCTACTCTCTAAAAGATCCTAAATTTAAAGAATTGATCAGCACAATCGTTCGTATCTACAAAAAATAA
- a CDS encoding SDR family NAD(P)-dependent oxidoreductase, translated as MILKDKTVLVTGSAGGLGKAMALRFGKQGSKIVLSDIQEDKLNETVEEFKKLGINTIGIQANVAKEEDAVRLMEGAVKEFGSLDVAILNAGILRDGLLIRTDKETGEIKAKMSIEQWQSVIDVNLTGVFLTGREAACVMAKQKSGVIIPIASIAMHGNSGQTNYSAAKAGVAALTVTWSKELARHGIRVAGIAPGFIGTEMVLKDMNAEALEKWKKIIPVGRLGEPDEIATTAQFIVENDLVTGVILEISGGVRI; from the coding sequence ATGATTCTAAAAGATAAAACTGTTTTAGTAACGGGTTCTGCAGGTGGTTTGGGTAAGGCTATGGCTTTGCGATTCGGAAAACAAGGATCGAAGATCGTCCTATCAGATATACAAGAAGATAAGCTGAATGAAACCGTAGAAGAGTTCAAAAAGTTGGGCATCAACACAATTGGAATCCAAGCCAATGTAGCCAAAGAAGAAGACGCCGTCCGTTTAATGGAAGGTGCCGTGAAAGAATTCGGTAGTTTGGATGTCGCGATTTTGAACGCCGGAATCCTTCGTGATGGACTTTTGATTAGAACAGATAAAGAAACTGGCGAAATAAAGGCTAAAATGTCTATCGAACAGTGGCAAAGTGTAATTGATGTAAATTTAACGGGAGTTTTTCTAACGGGTCGAGAAGCTGCCTGCGTGATGGCCAAGCAAAAGTCAGGTGTAATCATTCCAATTGCTTCCATTGCAATGCATGGCAATTCTGGACAGACTAATTATAGTGCCGCAAAGGCTGGTGTTGCAGCTCTAACCGTTACTTGGTCCAAAGAATTAGCAAGACATGGCATTCGGGTTGCAGGTATAGCACCAGGATTTATTGGAACTGAAATGGTTCTAAAAGATATGAATGCAGAAGCATTGGAAAAATGGAAAAAAATTATCCCTGTCGGTCGCTTAGGTGAGCCTGATGAAATAGCTACTACTGCTCAATTTATTGTGGAGAATGATTTAGTGACAGGAGTAATTTTAGAAATTTCTGGCGGAGTTAGAATATAA
- a CDS encoding histidine kinase: MAKSFQKLENDIPELVKGSRKFSIRSSRMSSKLEKYVLKVITEILSFVGHDRYVEMLYTITKELAINGVKANQKRVFFEDEGLDIMNAKDYQIGIENYKKKFSEKMAEEYGKRCLARGVFVNIRFHYCEDGMYVEVKNNTPVIKDEEQRMREKMKKAMGYNDIAEFYMDNMDNTEGAGLGIALIMILMKNEDIDPNLFRIITTPSHTIARVEIPFNDKYNSIRNKENMEREKEVA; encoded by the coding sequence ATGGCAAAAAGTTTTCAAAAATTAGAAAATGATATTCCCGAACTGGTTAAAGGTTCTAGAAAATTTTCCATCCGATCTTCTAGAATGAGCTCGAAATTAGAAAAATATGTTTTAAAAGTAATAACGGAAATACTGAGCTTTGTCGGGCATGATAGGTATGTGGAAATGCTTTATACCATTACCAAAGAACTAGCGATCAATGGAGTCAAAGCCAACCAGAAAAGGGTTTTCTTCGAAGATGAAGGACTCGATATCATGAACGCAAAAGACTACCAAATCGGAATCGAAAACTATAAAAAGAAATTCTCTGAGAAAATGGCAGAAGAATATGGAAAAAGATGCCTTGCCCGAGGAGTTTTTGTCAATATACGATTTCACTACTGCGAAGATGGTATGTATGTGGAAGTGAAAAACAATACACCTGTTATCAAAGATGAAGAACAAAGAATGCGAGAAAAAATGAAAAAGGCTATGGGTTATAATGACATTGCTGAATTCTATATGGATAATATGGATAATACGGAAGGAGCTGGACTCGGTATTGCTCTAATCATGATTCTAATGAAGAACGAAGACATAGATCCTAATCTTTTTAGAATCATTACAACTCCAAGCCATACAATAGCAAGAGTTGAAATTCCCTTTAATGATAAATACAATAGTATAAGAAACAAAGAAAATATGGAGAGAGAAAAAGAAGTAGCATGA
- a CDS encoding HAD-IA family hydrolase, translating into MQNHFIYLDIGDTVIHLKKKPGELYLDLFISFGKDLSGIEKGRANESFLNAWKEMDRLYATEDFADRYRKHKNGSIGFWFELIERFCQKLQIQDITNNEKMEIYKTFETKEVWFVEPSFFDLVELSQQRKISLGVLSNWDSRLRIILENLGIFQYFSEMVISGEFGWEKPSPRIFQEAERRAGLSGEKILYTGDKVEMDYRPSQKLGWKSFLFKRQWQLENQTKKGFLDGFEGDIIGKLDEVPGMSMNYIDDKQP; encoded by the coding sequence ATGCAAAATCATTTTATCTATCTCGATATCGGTGATACAGTTATTCATTTAAAAAAGAAACCAGGAGAATTATACCTAGATCTATTTATTAGTTTCGGCAAAGACTTATCTGGTATTGAGAAGGGCAGAGCAAACGAGTCATTTTTGAATGCGTGGAAGGAAATGGACAGATTGTATGCGACGGAAGACTTTGCAGATCGGTATAGAAAGCACAAAAATGGCTCGATTGGATTTTGGTTCGAGCTAATCGAAAGATTCTGTCAAAAATTGCAGATTCAAGATATTACCAATAACGAAAAAATGGAAATATACAAGACTTTTGAGACAAAAGAAGTCTGGTTCGTCGAACCAAGCTTTTTTGATCTTGTAGAACTCTCTCAGCAAAGGAAAATATCGCTCGGAGTTCTTTCGAATTGGGATTCGCGATTGAGAATTATATTAGAAAACTTAGGTATTTTTCAGTATTTTTCGGAAATGGTCATTTCTGGAGAATTTGGCTGGGAGAAACCTTCCCCTAGGATTTTCCAAGAAGCTGAGAGAAGGGCGGGTTTGAGCGGAGAAAAAATTCTTTATACGGGTGACAAAGTAGAGATGGACTATAGACCTAGTCAAAAATTAGGCTGGAAATCTTTCCTTTTTAAAAGGCAATGGCAACTCGAAAATCAGACAAAAAAAGGCTTTTTAGACGGTTTTGAAGGTGACATAATCGGAAA